In one Chryseobacterium camelliae genomic region, the following are encoded:
- a CDS encoding GLPGLI family protein: MYKILFLLLASFCSAQSYRFVYEYKMKPDRKIDSLVTDYMNLDSDGKKSYFYNAAKYERDSAYNVTKNNATMYNGKKYDQNLGYLVEKNYAQKNIKFYDKYKTANLLVIEDEAPKWNIEKEFLAINNINCQKATANYKGRVWEVWFSKEYPINDGPYKFVGLPGLIVSLKDSEGNHTFNLIQIKKIKSVLAFLPKNSKEMSWKDYRKTLMTYTPNLADDIEAMSVDKNAGAMNLQFKDGYVAKFDLKELKRNGNPDDEIAKRLRRTNNPIEKE; the protein is encoded by the coding sequence ATGTATAAAATTTTATTTTTATTACTGGCTTCTTTTTGCTCGGCGCAGAGCTATCGTTTTGTGTATGAGTACAAAATGAAGCCGGACCGTAAAATAGATTCCCTTGTTACGGATTATATGAATCTGGATTCGGATGGGAAAAAATCTTATTTCTATAATGCGGCGAAATATGAAAGAGATTCCGCTTATAACGTTACAAAAAACAATGCAACAATGTACAACGGCAAAAAATATGATCAGAATCTGGGCTATCTGGTTGAGAAGAATTATGCTCAGAAAAACATAAAGTTTTATGATAAATATAAAACAGCCAATCTTTTAGTAATTGAAGACGAAGCTCCAAAATGGAATATTGAAAAAGAATTTTTAGCAATCAATAATATCAATTGCCAAAAGGCAACTGCCAACTATAAAGGGAGAGTTTGGGAAGTCTGGTTCAGCAAGGAATATCCCATCAACGACGGACCTTACAAATTTGTAGGACTTCCGGGGCTGATTGTAAGTCTTAAGGATAGTGAAGGAAATCATACTTTTAATTTAATTCAGATCAAAAAAATCAAGAGCGTCCTTGCTTTTCTTCCCAAGAATAGCAAGGAAATGAGCTGGAAAGATTACAGGAAAACCTTAATGACTTATACGCCAAATCTTGCCGATGATATAGAAGCTATGAGCGTTGACAAAAATGCAGGAGCCATGAATTTGCAGTTTAAAGATGGATATGTTGCAAAATTTGATCTTAAAGAGCTGAAAAGAAACGGTAATCCGGATGATGAAATTGCTAAAAGGCTTCGTAGAACCAATAACCCAATTGAAAAAGAATAA
- a CDS encoding pyridoxal phosphate-dependent aminotransferase: MNKLSDRVNRLGYSQTFVMSNKAREMKANGINVISLTLGEPDFDVPDNIKQAAFDAINENYSHYSPVPGFLELREAIAHKLKRDNNLEYKPTQICVSNGAKQAILNVLAAILNDGDEVILPNPFWVSYDEMVKMMGGKSVMLPTSYVTDFKITAEQLEEAITDKTKAVLFSSPCNPSGGYYTYDELKSLSKVIAKYPHVTVISDEIYEYINYETKTTSIAQFPEVYEQTAVINGMSKAFAMTGWRIGYSACPEWLAKACEKIQGQMTSGANTMAQRASITALKTDPSEYRYMIDAFKKRRDLVYDLMKEIPGFKVVLPKAAFYFFPDISHYIGKTLNGTVINNSDDFAMFILENAHVGCVGGVSFGSPECIRFSYAASEEDLREAMKRIKNLLDQLN; this comes from the coding sequence ATGAACAAACTTTCAGATAGAGTGAACAGATTAGGTTACTCACAGACTTTCGTAATGTCTAACAAGGCCAGAGAAATGAAAGCCAACGGCATTAACGTAATCAGTTTAACATTAGGAGAACCGGATTTTGATGTTCCCGACAACATAAAGCAAGCTGCATTTGATGCCATCAACGAAAACTACAGCCATTACTCTCCTGTTCCGGGATTTTTGGAACTTCGTGAAGCAATTGCCCATAAGCTCAAAAGAGACAACAATTTAGAATATAAACCTACTCAAATCTGTGTTTCCAATGGTGCCAAACAAGCTATTTTAAATGTTTTGGCAGCCATTCTTAATGATGGTGATGAAGTAATTCTTCCTAATCCTTTCTGGGTAAGTTATGATGAAATGGTAAAAATGATGGGTGGAAAATCCGTGATGCTTCCCACCTCTTATGTTACAGATTTTAAAATTACAGCAGAACAGTTAGAAGAAGCCATTACAGATAAAACCAAAGCAGTTTTATTCAGTTCGCCTTGTAATCCTTCCGGTGGATATTACACATACGATGAGTTGAAATCTTTGTCAAAAGTAATTGCTAAATATCCTCACGTAACGGTAATTTCCGACGAGATCTACGAATACATTAATTATGAAACAAAAACAACATCAATTGCTCAGTTTCCTGAAGTATATGAACAGACAGCCGTAATCAACGGAATGTCTAAAGCTTTCGCCATGACAGGATGGAGAATCGGTTACTCCGCATGTCCGGAATGGCTGGCAAAAGCTTGTGAAAAAATTCAGGGGCAAATGACGAGCGGTGCGAATACAATGGCTCAAAGAGCTTCTATTACCGCTTTAAAAACTGATCCTTCTGAATACAGATATATGATTGATGCTTTCAAGAAAAGAAGGGATCTTGTCTATGATCTGATGAAGGAAATTCCGGGATTTAAAGTGGTACTACCGAAAGCTGCTTTCTATTTCTTCCCGGACATCTCTCATTATATCGGAAAAACATTAAACGGAACCGTGATTAATAATTCTGATGATTTCGCAATGTTTATCTTAGAAAATGCTCATGTTGGCTGCGTTGGCGGTGTTTCCTTCGGAAGCCCGGAATGCATCAGATTTTCATATGCTGCTTCAGAAGAGGATTTAAGGGAAGCTATGAAACGAATTAAAAACTTATTAGACCAACTCAATTAA
- a CDS encoding DUF922 domain-containing protein, with protein MLKLIVLLCSVFSIQALGQKISWREDLKLKWENFQSPVNRKNHPDVVAYTHCGWEYSVIKSSDPKAAIEFNVETIFNEDKSWKDTKRINDYVLLHEQKHFDIAEIFARKLRKEVKEKIKTSSDYDKYFKGIYNTISNDYKNFQITYDKATDHGINKEKQAEYNELISSELENLKNFKTS; from the coding sequence ATGTTGAAACTCATTGTTTTACTATGTTCTGTATTCTCAATTCAGGCATTGGGGCAGAAAATAAGCTGGAGGGAAGATCTGAAACTTAAATGGGAAAATTTTCAAAGCCCGGTTAACAGAAAAAATCATCCAGATGTAGTTGCTTACACCCATTGCGGATGGGAATATTCCGTAATAAAATCCAGTGATCCCAAAGCGGCGATTGAATTTAATGTAGAAACCATATTTAACGAAGATAAATCCTGGAAAGACACCAAAAGAATCAATGATTATGTGCTTTTACACGAACAAAAGCATTTTGATATAGCTGAAATATTTGCCAGAAAATTAAGAAAAGAAGTTAAAGAGAAAATTAAGACTTCTTCTGATTACGATAAATATTTTAAAGGAATTTACAATACGATTTCAAACGATTACAAAAATTTTCAGATTACCTACGATAAGGCTACCGATCACGGCATTAATAAAGAAAAGCAGGCGGAATACAACGAATTAATATCTTCCGAACTGGAAAATTTAAAAAACTTTAAAACCTCTTGA
- the rsmG gene encoding 16S rRNA (guanine(527)-N(7))-methyltransferase RsmG: MSTSLLLKYFPDLTETQIEQFSKLEALYNEWNEKINVISRKDMESLYEKHILHSLGIAKVMEFAPGTKVLDIGTGGGFPGIPLAILFPESEFTLIDSIGKKISVVNAVAEGVGLKNVTAIHGRAEKLKEKFHFVVSRAVTQMPEFLRWLKGKFEKEQFNAKHNGVLYLKGGDLAEELAGLKCEIFNLKNYFEGEFFDTKKVVYLSKGNFNS; this comes from the coding sequence ATGTCTACATCGTTACTATTAAAATATTTTCCCGATCTTACCGAAACGCAGATTGAACAATTTTCAAAATTGGAAGCTCTTTATAATGAGTGGAATGAAAAGATCAATGTAATTTCCAGAAAAGATATGGAATCATTGTATGAAAAACATATTCTGCACTCTTTAGGAATTGCGAAGGTGATGGAATTTGCTCCGGGTACAAAAGTCCTGGATATAGGAACGGGAGGCGGCTTTCCGGGAATTCCTTTGGCGATATTGTTTCCGGAATCGGAATTTACCTTGATTGACTCCATCGGGAAAAAAATAAGCGTTGTAAATGCTGTTGCAGAAGGTGTAGGACTGAAAAATGTAACCGCTATCCACGGAAGAGCAGAGAAACTGAAAGAAAAATTTCATTTTGTAGTAAGCAGGGCTGTTACCCAAATGCCGGAATTCCTTAGATGGCTGAAAGGAAAGTTTGAAAAAGAACAGTTCAATGCAAAACATAATGGCGTTCTTTACCTAAAAGGCGGTGATCTTGCGGAAGAGCTTGCAGGGCTTAAATGCGAGATTTTTAATCTTAAAAATTATTTTGAAGGCGAGTTCTTCGATACAAAAAAAGTAGTTTACCTGTCAAAAGGTAATTTTAATTCGTAA
- a CDS encoding M16 family metallopeptidase, whose amino-acid sequence MNFFKKISIVTSIAAASFVGYAYGQDFQWKEAKSNGYTYKYVTNDPTSARYYTLKNGLTVILSPTNKDPRIQTYIATKAGSKTDPADHTGLAHYLEHMLFKGTDKFGSKDWAKEKPILDQIDALYEKYNSTKDEAKRKEIYKEIDRVSGEAAKFAIANEYDKMLAGMGADGTNAFTSFEQTVYTEDIPANVVDKFLTVQSERFRQPVLRLFHTELEAVYEEKNRSLDDDGDKVYDMMFASLFPNNNYGKQTTIGTIEHLKNPSLKAIRQYFDTYYVPNNMGIIMSGDFNPDEIIAKIDKAFSYMKPKAIPEYKIGQEKPITSPIVKEVVGPNPENVMLGFRFPGATTKDARLLNLVGNMLTNGQAGLIDLDLVKKQKLLAAYASPYVLKDYSVLLLQGRPTKGQSLDEVRNLLLQEIDKLRKGKFSDDLIESIVNNEKKNIIQKDEKYSSRASILMDEFTSDIDHKVSLEYLEEISKLTKKDIMDFATKYLQSNNYVAIYKRKGEDKSIVKVDKPTITPVSVNREDQSPFLKKIDEMPENAISPVWLNYDKDITKNKLGSIDVLSVKNTDNALFRLYYHFDSGKWNNKILPLAAEYLQYLGTQNKSSETISKEFYKLASSFNVSAGNEETYVTLEGLNENFDKTAALFEELIKNCQADQSALDAYKARLKKARADAKQSKGAIMSGLRSYAQYGPQNPFNNVLSDAELDALKAEDLINVLHDLFNYKHKVLYYGPKSGNEVTASLKPIHTLPKDLKELTKTKTFVQVPTDKNKVLFAHYDMVQSEIFWVRNADQYNSSTTPTVNLFNNYFGGGMGSIVFQTIRESKALAYSTYSYFALPSKKEDKDMVLAYVGTQADKFNESTTAMNELLTTLPKSEQLFETAKSGLRKSIASERITQDGIIFSYLKAQRLGNNLDIRKNVYDQAPKLSFTDINNFHDKEMKDKNYTYCIVASQDKVNETDMKKLGEVKKLSLTEIFGY is encoded by the coding sequence ATGAACTTTTTCAAAAAGATCAGTATTGTAACCAGTATTGCAGCAGCAAGTTTTGTGGGTTATGCTTACGGACAGGATTTCCAGTGGAAAGAAGCGAAATCAAACGGATACACGTATAAGTATGTAACCAACGATCCCACTTCCGCAAGATATTATACGTTAAAAAACGGGCTTACTGTTATTCTAAGCCCTACCAACAAAGATCCCAGAATCCAGACTTACATTGCGACCAAGGCAGGAAGTAAAACAGATCCTGCAGATCATACAGGCTTAGCACATTATCTTGAGCATATGCTTTTCAAAGGAACCGATAAGTTTGGTTCTAAAGACTGGGCAAAAGAAAAGCCAATTCTGGATCAGATTGATGCGCTTTATGAAAAATACAATTCTACAAAAGACGAAGCAAAAAGAAAAGAGATCTATAAAGAAATAGACCGGGTTTCCGGAGAAGCTGCAAAATTCGCCATTGCCAATGAGTATGACAAAATGCTTGCAGGAATGGGCGCAGACGGAACCAATGCATTCACTTCTTTTGAGCAAACCGTTTACACGGAAGATATCCCTGCGAACGTTGTGGATAAGTTCCTTACAGTACAATCAGAAAGATTCAGACAGCCTGTTTTAAGACTTTTCCATACTGAGCTTGAAGCAGTGTACGAAGAGAAAAACAGATCGTTGGATGATGACGGGGACAAAGTATATGATATGATGTTTGCCAGTCTTTTTCCAAATAACAATTACGGAAAGCAAACCACGATAGGAACTATCGAACATCTTAAAAACCCTTCTTTAAAGGCAATCCGTCAGTATTTTGACACTTATTATGTTCCGAACAATATGGGAATCATCATGTCCGGAGATTTTAATCCTGATGAAATCATCGCTAAAATCGACAAGGCTTTTTCTTATATGAAGCCTAAAGCGATTCCGGAATACAAAATCGGACAGGAAAAGCCTATTACCTCTCCTATCGTAAAGGAAGTAGTTGGCCCTAATCCTGAAAACGTAATGCTGGGATTCAGATTTCCGGGAGCAACGACTAAAGATGCGAGATTGCTTAATTTAGTTGGAAATATGCTTACCAACGGACAAGCAGGTTTAATTGATTTGGATCTGGTAAAAAAACAAAAACTTTTGGCAGCTTATGCTTCTCCTTATGTTTTGAAAGATTATTCTGTACTTTTATTACAGGGAAGACCTACTAAAGGACAATCTCTGGATGAAGTCAGGAATCTTTTGCTTCAGGAAATTGACAAATTAAGAAAAGGAAAATTTTCAGATGATCTTATCGAATCTATTGTGAATAATGAAAAGAAAAATATTATTCAGAAAGATGAAAAATACTCTTCCAGGGCAAGTATTTTAATGGATGAATTTACTTCTGATATCGACCATAAAGTTTCTCTTGAATATTTAGAAGAAATTTCTAAGCTTACCAAGAAAGACATTATGGATTTCGCTACAAAATATTTGCAGTCCAATAATTACGTTGCCATCTACAAAAGAAAGGGAGAAGACAAAAGCATTGTAAAAGTTGACAAACCTACCATAACACCGGTTTCCGTAAACAGAGAAGACCAGTCTCCTTTCCTGAAGAAAATCGACGAAATGCCTGAAAATGCTATTTCCCCGGTTTGGCTGAACTATGATAAGGATATTACCAAAAATAAATTAGGAAGCATTGATGTATTGTCTGTAAAAAACACAGATAATGCTTTATTCCGTCTTTATTACCACTTCGATTCCGGAAAATGGAACAATAAAATCCTTCCGCTAGCTGCAGAATATCTTCAGTATTTAGGAACACAAAATAAATCTTCTGAAACGATCAGTAAAGAGTTTTATAAGTTAGCTTCCAGTTTCAATGTAAGTGCAGGTAATGAGGAAACCTATGTTACTTTGGAAGGTCTTAATGAAAATTTTGATAAAACGGCTGCTCTTTTCGAAGAACTGATTAAAAACTGCCAAGCTGATCAAAGCGCTTTGGATGCTTATAAAGCAAGATTAAAAAAAGCAAGAGCCGATGCAAAACAGAGTAAAGGTGCGATCATGTCAGGACTGAGAAGTTATGCACAATACGGCCCTCAAAACCCGTTCAACAATGTATTGAGTGATGCAGAACTGGATGCTTTAAAAGCTGAAGACTTGATTAATGTTCTTCATGATTTATTCAATTACAAGCACAAAGTGTTGTATTACGGTCCAAAATCAGGAAATGAAGTAACGGCATCTTTAAAACCTATCCACACACTTCCGAAGGATCTTAAAGAACTAACCAAAACAAAAACGTTTGTACAGGTTCCTACCGATAAAAATAAAGTTCTGTTTGCTCATTATGATATGGTACAGTCTGAAATTTTCTGGGTAAGAAACGCAGATCAATACAATTCTTCTACAACACCGACCGTTAATTTATTCAATAATTATTTTGGTGGCGGAATGGGATCTATCGTTTTCCAGACCATCAGAGAATCTAAAGCTTTAGCCTACTCTACGTATTCTTATTTTGCACTTCCTAGCAAAAAAGAAGATAAAGATATGGTTTTGGCATATGTAGGAACTCAGGCTGATAAGTTCAATGAATCGACAACAGCAATGAATGAGCTTTTGACTACGCTTCCTAAATCTGAGCAGTTATTTGAAACTGCCAAAAGCGGATTAAGAAAATCTATCGCTTCCGAAAGAATTACGCAGGACGGAATCATTTTCTCTTACTTAAAGGCTCAAAGACTCGGAAACAATCTTGACATTAGAAAAAATGTGTACGATCAGGCTCCGAAACTTTCTTTTACTGATATCAACAACTTCCACGATAAGGAAATGAAAGATAAAAACTATACTTACTGTATTGTTGCCTCTCAGGATAAAGTAAACGAAACCGACATGAAGAAGCTCGGTGAAGTAAAAAAATTAAGTTTAACTGAAATATTTGGTTATTAA